In a single window of the Acetivibrio clariflavus DSM 19732 genome:
- a CDS encoding BsuPI-related putative proteinase inhibitor, producing MKRFLLVFTAMAFLLANTTVMAETKSEKELRTTEKIEFTDISNHWAKDVIVKMSDKGLIKGFGNGKFLPDENMRRSEFAAVLHKILDIELNYIKAPDINEFFDDVKKDEWFASQLYDLASLNIIDDREKFRPDDKITREEMVNYLINGYNYKSGMTIYEFDESTDFSDDEDIDIRYKNAVKKATKLGFIRGREKNVFAPKGKATRAEALVVLEKLLDNLEKIKNELKEDKQKQVVVETDYEKSDKSFKMKLKITNNTNKNITINHTSGQKFDFKLLDENKEILYTWSMDKMFIAALTDTIIEAGKSIEFSDELDMENFGDIVNKAKYLQAFIVGTSEDFKIDDRGYEKEIKEEPVEKEKQVVVETDYEKNEKVFRMKLKITNNTDKSITIQTSGQKYDFKLLDEKKNVLYIWSADKIFIMMLMDMVIEAGESVEFIEELDMESFGDIVNKAKYLQGFIVGTSEDFKIDDRGYEKEIKKGSDEKEKQVVVETDYEKSDKSFKMKLKITNNTDKSITIQTSGQKYDFKLLDEKKNVLYTWSADKIFIMMLMDMVIEAGESVEFIEELDMESFGDIVNKAKYLQGFIAGTSEDFKIDDRGYEKKIKKGSAEKEKQVFVETDYEKGDKSFKMKLKITNNTDKNITIQTSGQKYDFKLLDGNKKVLYTWSADRAFIEILMNTVIEAGKSVEFTEELDMASFKDIVNKAKYLQGFITGTSEDFKINKDGYEKEIK from the coding sequence ATGAAAAGATTTTTATTGGTTTTTACGGCTATGGCTTTTTTGCTTGCCAACACTACTGTTATGGCAGAGACCAAGTCTGAGAAAGAGCTTAGAACAACTGAAAAAATTGAGTTTACGGACATTTCGAATCATTGGGCGAAGGATGTAATTGTTAAAATGTCCGATAAGGGTTTAATTAAGGGCTTTGGCAATGGAAAGTTTTTGCCTGACGAAAATATGAGAAGGTCGGAGTTTGCAGCTGTACTACATAAGATTCTTGATATTGAATTGAACTATATTAAAGCACCTGACATTAATGAATTCTTTGATGATGTAAAAAAGGATGAATGGTTTGCATCCCAGTTATATGACCTTGCATCACTGAATATTATTGATGACAGGGAAAAGTTCAGACCCGATGATAAAATAACCCGCGAAGAAATGGTTAACTATCTCATTAACGGATACAATTATAAATCTGGTATGACAATTTATGAGTTTGATGAATCTACTGATTTTTCCGATGACGAAGATATTGATATAAGGTATAAAAATGCTGTAAAGAAAGCAACAAAGCTTGGATTTATAAGAGGCAGAGAAAAAAATGTATTTGCTCCTAAAGGAAAGGCAACAAGGGCTGAAGCTTTGGTTGTATTGGAAAAACTGTTGGACAATTTGGAAAAAATTAAAAACGAGCTGAAAGAGGATAAGCAGAAGCAAGTTGTTGTAGAGACTGATTATGAAAAAAGCGATAAATCTTTTAAGATGAAGCTGAAAATCACCAACAATACCAATAAGAACATAACCATAAACCATACATCAGGGCAAAAATTTGACTTCAAACTGTTGGATGAAAATAAGGAAATATTATATACCTGGTCAATGGATAAAATGTTTATTGCTGCACTTACCGATACAATAATAGAAGCGGGAAAAAGCATTGAATTCAGTGATGAGCTGGATATGGAAAATTTTGGGGATATAGTTAACAAGGCAAAATATCTGCAAGCTTTTATAGTAGGAACATCTGAAGACTTCAAAATAGACGACAGAGGATATGAGAAAGAAATAAAAGAAGAACCGGTTGAAAAGGAAAAGCAGGTAGTTGTGGAGACTGACTATGAAAAAAATGAAAAAGTCTTTAGAATGAAGCTTAAAATCACCAACAATACCGATAAGAGTATAACAATTCAAACATCAGGACAGAAGTATGACTTTAAGTTGTTGGATGAAAAGAAAAATGTTCTGTATATATGGTCTGCGGATAAGATATTTATAATGATGTTGATGGATATGGTAATAGAAGCAGGAGAAAGCGTTGAATTTATCGAGGAATTGGATATGGAAAGCTTCGGAGATATAGTTAACAAGGCGAAATATCTGCAAGGGTTTATAGTAGGAACATCTGAAGACTTCAAAATAGACGACAGAGGATATGAGAAAGAAATAAAAAAAGGATCGGATGAAAAGGAAAAGCAGGTAGTTGTAGAGACTGATTACGAAAAGAGCGATAAATCTTTTAAGATGAAGCTTAAAATCACCAACAATACCGATAAGAGTATAACAATTCAAACATCAGGGCAGAAGTATGACTTTAAGTTGTTGGATGAAAAGAAAAATGTTCTGTATACATGGTCTGCGGATAAGATATTTATAATGATGTTAATGGATATGGTAATAGAAGCAGGAGAAAGCGTTGAATTTATCGAGGAATTGGATATGGAAAGCTTCGGAGATATAGTTAACAAGGCGAAATATCTGCAAGGTTTTATAGCAGGAACATCTGAAGACTTCAAAATAGACGATAGAGGATATGAGAAAAAAATAAAAAAAGGATCGGCTGAAAAGGAAAAGCAGGTATTTGTAGAGACTGATTATGAAAAGGGCGATAAATCGTTTAAGATGAAGCTGAAAATCACCAACAATACCGATAAAAACATAACAATACAAACATCGGGACAGAAATATGACTTTAAGTTATTGGATGGAAACAAAAAAGTTCTGTATACATGGTCTGCGGATAGGGCGTTTATAGAGATATTGATGAATACGGTAATAGAAGCAGGAAAAAGCGTTGAATTTACTGAGGAATTGGATATGGCAAGCTTTAAAGACATAGTTAACAAGGCAAAATATCTGCAAGGTTTTATAACAGGAACATCTGAAGACTTTAAAATAAATAAAGACGGTTATGAAAAAGAGATAAAGTAA
- the pcrA gene encoding DNA helicase PcrA, which yields MDLLKGLNEEQKKAVLHGEGPLLILAGAGSGKTRVLTNRIAYLIREKGVHPSNILAITFTNKAAREMKERIDNLVGDVSDNIWVSTFHSMCLRILRRDIEKIDYDRSFVIFDYADQQTLIKDCLKELNLNEKNYVPKSVLEMIGRAKDELIDPDTYSKIYVSDFRMANIAKIYGLYQKKLKQNNALDFDDIIMLTIKLFSNHPDVLEYYQKKFKYILVDEYQDTNTAQYSLVSMLSQKSRNLCVVGDDDQSIYGWRGANIRNILDFEKEFRDCKIIKLEQNYRSTQTILDAANSVIKNNFGRKSKKLWTENKGGDKIKHCLCANEHEEAYFVASEIKRLSTVRNMQYKDFAILYRINAMSRVLEEMLMKEGIPYKIFGGLKFYDRKEIKDLLAYLRLIQNPSDNVSLKRCINEPKRGIGAATIDTAERIANSRGVSIFSIISSASEIPELARSASKLEGFVAMIARLRVLKDVMRVPELIQEVLEQSGILKSYEQEGTIEAQTRIENIKELISVAVEFEQKDGEQSLEDFLANVSLVADVDNMDENSDHVVLMTLHSAKGLEFPVVFMVGMEEGIFPGYRSMTDESELEEERRLCYVGITRAKQNLYMTNTFTRTLFGNTTYNKMSRFLKEIPPELIESNEREEPEDSRDVINKSKGIYGTKSFGDSYSYRTASFTDTGVPKTAATDFSVGDQVEHKKFGVGIITKIEKEKDDFMLEIHFKGTGMKRLMASFARLSKIG from the coding sequence ATGGATTTATTAAAAGGACTTAACGAGGAACAGAAGAAGGCAGTATTACATGGGGAGGGTCCCCTTCTTATATTGGCAGGTGCAGGAAGCGGGAAGACCAGGGTTCTTACGAATAGGATTGCTTATCTGATTCGTGAGAAAGGAGTTCATCCATCAAATATATTGGCTATAACCTTTACCAATAAAGCAGCCAGGGAAATGAAGGAAAGGATTGATAATTTAGTAGGGGATGTAAGTGATAATATCTGGGTAAGCACTTTTCACTCTATGTGTTTAAGAATATTGAGAAGGGATATTGAAAAGATTGATTATGACCGCAGTTTTGTGATCTTTGATTACGCAGACCAGCAGACGCTTATTAAGGATTGTTTGAAGGAATTAAATTTAAATGAAAAGAATTATGTTCCAAAATCGGTACTGGAGATGATAGGACGGGCAAAGGATGAACTTATTGATCCGGATACCTATTCCAAGATCTATGTTTCAGATTTTAGGATGGCCAATATAGCTAAAATATATGGGCTGTACCAAAAAAAGTTAAAGCAGAACAATGCTTTGGATTTTGACGACATAATCATGCTGACCATTAAGCTTTTTTCCAATCATCCTGATGTTTTGGAATACTATCAGAAAAAATTTAAATATATACTTGTTGATGAGTATCAAGATACCAACACAGCCCAGTATTCACTGGTAAGCATGCTTTCACAAAAAAGCAGGAATTTATGCGTAGTGGGCGACGATGATCAATCCATTTATGGATGGAGAGGTGCCAATATTCGCAATATTTTAGATTTTGAAAAGGAATTCAGAGACTGTAAAATTATTAAACTTGAACAGAATTACAGATCTACTCAAACCATCCTTGATGCTGCAAACAGTGTAATTAAAAATAATTTTGGAAGAAAAAGCAAGAAGCTTTGGACTGAGAACAAAGGCGGAGACAAGATAAAACATTGCCTGTGTGCTAATGAACATGAAGAGGCATATTTCGTTGCCAGTGAAATAAAGAGGCTTTCTACAGTAAGGAACATGCAATACAAGGATTTTGCAATATTATACAGAATAAATGCAATGTCCCGTGTATTGGAAGAAATGCTCATGAAAGAGGGAATTCCCTATAAAATTTTCGGAGGCTTAAAGTTCTATGACCGAAAGGAAATTAAGGATCTTTTGGCATACCTCCGTCTAATTCAGAACCCTTCTGACAACGTAAGTCTTAAAAGATGTATAAACGAGCCTAAGAGAGGTATAGGTGCGGCTACTATAGATACAGCAGAAAGAATTGCCAACAGTAGGGGAGTAAGTATTTTCTCCATTATATCTTCAGCCTCGGAAATACCTGAGTTGGCAAGAAGTGCTTCAAAACTTGAAGGTTTTGTGGCTATGATAGCAAGGCTGCGTGTGTTAAAGGATGTTATGAGAGTACCGGAGTTGATACAGGAAGTTTTAGAACAGTCGGGCATACTAAAGAGTTATGAACAGGAAGGTACCATTGAAGCACAAACGAGAATCGAAAATATAAAAGAATTGATTTCAGTGGCTGTGGAATTTGAGCAAAAGGATGGCGAGCAAAGTCTTGAAGATTTTCTTGCCAATGTATCCCTTGTTGCAGATGTTGATAATATGGATGAGAACAGCGACCATGTCGTGCTTATGACCTTGCACAGTGCAAAAGGGCTTGAGTTCCCTGTTGTATTCATGGTAGGAATGGAAGAAGGCATCTTTCCGGGTTACAGATCAATGACTGATGAAAGTGAACTGGAGGAAGAGCGCAGGCTGTGTTATGTCGGTATTACCAGGGCAAAACAAAACCTTTATATGACAAATACATTTACCAGGACGTTGTTCGGTAATACTACCTATAATAAAATGTCGAGGTTCTTGAAGGAAATACCCCCTGAATTGATTGAAAGCAACGAAAGGGAAGAGCCGGAGGATTCAAGAGATGTTATAAATAAAAGTAAAGGTATTTACGGTACAAAGAGTTTTGGTGATTCTTACAGCTATAGAACTGCTTCATTTACCGATACCGGTGTGCCTAAAACAGCAGCTACAGATTTCAGTGTGGGAGACCAGGTAGAGCACAAGAAGTTTGGTGTGGGAATAATAACGAAAATTGAGAAGGAAAAAGATGATTTTATGCTGGAGATACACTTTAAAGGTACCGGAATGAAACGATTGATGGCTTCCTTTGCAAGGTTGTCCAAAATAGGATAG
- the hpf gene encoding ribosome hibernation-promoting factor, HPF/YfiA family: MKFIVSGKNIEVTEALKEKAIKKVGKLEKFFNDDTEAHITMSVQKNRQIVEVTIPFKGGLLRAQEENEDMYASIDKVVDSLEGQLRRYKTKISKKYHESGLKFDDTNIEEHEEETDEFKVVRSKKFPIKPMTVEEAILQMNMLGHSFFMFLNADTMEANVVYRRKDGNYGLIEPDN; this comes from the coding sequence ATGAAATTTATTGTTTCAGGAAAAAATATTGAGGTTACTGAAGCCTTGAAGGAAAAGGCAATCAAAAAGGTCGGAAAGCTTGAAAAGTTTTTTAATGACGACACCGAAGCACATATAACTATGAGTGTACAAAAGAACAGGCAAATAGTTGAAGTGACTATACCTTTTAAAGGTGGACTTCTTAGGGCTCAAGAAGAAAACGAAGATATGTACGCTTCAATAGATAAGGTTGTGGATAGTCTCGAGGGTCAATTAAGGAGATATAAAACTAAAATTTCAAAGAAATATCATGAAAGTGGACTTAAATTTGACGATACTAATATTGAAGAACATGAAGAGGAAACCGATGAATTTAAAGTAGTACGTTCCAAAAAGTTTCCTATAAAACCTATGACTGTTGAAGAAGCTATTTTGCAAATGAATATGTTGGGGCATTCGTTCTTTATGTTTTTAAATGCCGATACAATGGAGGCAAATGTGGTTTATCGCAGAAAAGATGGTAATTATGGTTTGATTGAGCCGGATAATTAA
- a CDS encoding P-II family nitrogen regulator, producing MKHIKAIIKPEALDRVKNELKKAKVSGIMVTEIEGRGQQGGIQQVWRGEKFELDLLPKISIDVVVKDSDLDRILKVIISSARTGSDKGEGKIFVYDVERVIRIRTGEEGDAAV from the coding sequence ATGAAGCATATTAAGGCAATTATTAAACCCGAAGCTTTGGACAGAGTAAAAAATGAACTGAAGAAAGCAAAAGTCAGCGGAATTATGGTGACTGAAATAGAAGGGCGAGGCCAACAAGGTGGAATTCAGCAAGTATGGAGAGGAGAAAAGTTTGAGTTGGATCTTCTTCCTAAGATTTCTATCGATGTGGTAGTTAAAGACAGTGATTTGGACAGAATATTGAAAGTCATTATTTCAAGTGCCAGAACCGGAAGCGACAAAGGTGAAGGTAAGATATTCGTGTATGATGTGGAGCGTGTTATAAGAATACGTACAGGAGAAGAAGGAGATGCGGCAGTATAG
- a CDS encoding ammonium transporter, whose product MNIEMAIDTLWVLLAAMLVFFMNLGFAAVEAGFARTKNCVNILSKNFIVFAVSSLGFLFLGWGIMFGGDNPFIGTKGLFILTGNIDDSVYTLSANVPFWAKFIFQLVFCGTAATIVSGAVAERIKYISFIVFSFILTLLIYPVVGHWIWGGGFLSQLGFMDFAGSTVVHSVGGWAALAGVIVLGPRFGKYDKSGKIHPIPGHNMSLATIGLFVLWLGWFGFNPGSTMSMANPGDVAHIFMTTNTSAIAAIITSTIVSWIFLGKPDLGMTINGCLAGLVAITAGCAFVDVLGSLIIGAIAGVIVVFSVVMFDSLKLDDPVGATSVHLANGVFGTICVGLFAKEGVTTLSTTNGLFMGGGASLLGVQLIGILVVAAFVLPASLLVWVLIKKTIGIRVSLEEEITGLDIGEHGNLAYPEFISRKPGYSAMINDEPESKVAVKGGIVNEAY is encoded by the coding sequence ATGAATATTGAAATGGCTATTGATACTTTATGGGTGCTATTGGCAGCGATGCTTGTATTCTTTATGAATCTTGGTTTTGCAGCGGTGGAAGCTGGATTTGCAAGAACAAAAAACTGTGTAAATATTCTTTCTAAGAACTTTATTGTATTCGCAGTTTCATCTTTGGGATTCCTTTTTCTGGGCTGGGGAATTATGTTTGGCGGCGATAATCCATTTATAGGCACAAAAGGGTTGTTCATTTTGACTGGAAATATTGATGACAGTGTCTATACTTTGAGTGCTAATGTTCCTTTTTGGGCGAAATTCATATTCCAGTTGGTATTTTGCGGTACAGCAGCAACTATTGTATCTGGAGCCGTAGCTGAAAGAATCAAGTATATATCATTCATAGTATTTTCCTTTATTCTGACATTGCTTATTTATCCGGTGGTAGGCCATTGGATTTGGGGAGGCGGCTTCCTGTCCCAGTTAGGTTTTATGGATTTTGCAGGATCAACTGTTGTCCACTCGGTAGGAGGTTGGGCAGCACTTGCAGGAGTTATAGTTCTCGGCCCCAGATTTGGTAAGTATGACAAAAGTGGTAAAATACATCCAATCCCGGGACATAACATGTCCCTTGCTACCATAGGTCTTTTTGTACTCTGGTTGGGATGGTTTGGATTCAACCCCGGTTCCACCATGTCCATGGCAAACCCCGGAGATGTTGCACACATCTTTATGACTACTAATACCTCAGCAATTGCAGCAATCATCACATCTACTATTGTGTCGTGGATATTTTTAGGCAAGCCAGATCTTGGTATGACAATTAACGGATGCCTTGCAGGGCTTGTTGCTATTACTGCCGGATGTGCTTTCGTAGATGTTTTAGGTTCTTTGATAATTGGTGCTATTGCCGGTGTTATTGTAGTATTCTCTGTTGTGATGTTTGACTCGCTGAAACTGGATGATCCTGTGGGTGCTACTTCCGTTCACCTTGCAAACGGAGTATTCGGAACGATATGTGTAGGTCTATTTGCAAAAGAGGGAGTAACAACACTGTCGACTACTAACGGGTTGTTTATGGGAGGCGGAGCATCTCTGTTAGGAGTTCAGTTAATAGGTATTTTAGTGGTTGCAGCCTTTGTACTTCCTGCTTCGCTACTTGTTTGGGTACTCATTAAAAAGACTATTGGTATAAGAGTATCCCTTGAAGAAGAAATTACAGGACTGGATATCGGAGAACACGGAAACTTGGCATATCCCGAATTTATATCTCGCAAACCAGGTTATTCGGCAATGATAAATGATGAACCCGAAAGTAAAGTAGCGGTTAAGGGAGGGATTGTAAATGAAGCATATTAA
- a CDS encoding ANTAR domain-containing response regulator encodes MESARILVAMSNKSSNNKLKIVLNAVGYQIVDQADDANDALRKLNNLKPDLAVMEYDLSPQNIIEVAKIAVEDKLSDVILIASSEQKGSLEYLKSEYDIVVIAKPLHKETFLSTVDLVIKNRKKILALEKEIEELKEAIETRKEIEQAKGLLMKNLNLTEEEAFRMIQKQSMNRGIKMKEIARAIILTYNL; translated from the coding sequence ATGGAATCGGCAAGGATACTGGTAGCTATGAGTAATAAGAGCTCAAACAATAAACTTAAAATTGTTTTAAATGCAGTAGGATATCAGATTGTTGATCAAGCGGATGATGCAAATGATGCTTTAAGAAAATTAAATAATCTGAAACCGGACCTTGCTGTTATGGAATATGATTTGTCTCCGCAAAATATTATTGAAGTTGCTAAAATTGCAGTTGAAGACAAATTAAGCGACGTTATTCTTATAGCAAGCAGTGAGCAGAAAGGATCCCTTGAGTATTTAAAATCTGAATATGATATTGTTGTTATTGCAAAGCCTTTACACAAGGAAACTTTTCTAAGTACAGTTGACCTTGTGATAAAAAACAGGAAAAAGATATTGGCTTTGGAGAAGGAAATAGAGGAACTTAAAGAAGCTATTGAAACAAGAAAAGAGATAGAACAGGCAAAGGGACTATTGATGAAGAATTTGAACCTTACTGAAGAAGAAGCTTTTAGGATGATCCAAAAACAGAGCATGAACCGTGGAATAAAGATGAAAGAAATAGCAAGAGCAATAATTCTAACTTACAATTTATGA
- the glnA gene encoding type I glutamate--ammonia ligase yields MPKYSKEDVLKIVKEQDVKFIRLQFTDIFGMLKNVAITAEQLEKALDNKCMFDGSSIEGFVRIEESDMYLRPDPSTFVIFPWRPQNGKVARLICDVYNPDGTPFEGDPRYVLKKALKKANDMGYEFFNVGPECEFFLFLTDNEGKPTTITHDNAGYFDLGPVDLGENARRDMCLVLEEMGFEIEASHHEVAPGQHEIDFKYADALTTADNIMTFKMVVKTIAHRNGLHATFMPKPIFGINGSGMHTNVSLFKDGKNAFFDEKDPLQLSQDAYWFIGGLLKNMRSIAAITNPIVNSYKRLVPGYEAPVYLAWSARNRSPLIRIPAARGEATRLELRCPDPSCNPYLAIAAVLSAGLDGIKNKIQPPPSTDKNIFVMTEEQRLKEGIEALPGSLEEAVKEMKKSELVKEVLGEHIFNKYIEAKTQEWDDYRTKITKWELDEYLTRY; encoded by the coding sequence ATGCCAAAATATAGTAAAGAAGATGTTTTGAAAATTGTGAAAGAACAGGACGTTAAATTTATCCGCCTTCAGTTTACCGACATTTTCGGAATGCTAAAGAATGTTGCAATAACTGCAGAACAGTTGGAAAAGGCCCTCGACAACAAGTGTATGTTTGACGGTTCTTCCATAGAAGGATTTGTAAGAATAGAAGAATCGGATATGTATCTGAGACCTGACCCAAGTACTTTTGTTATTTTCCCATGGAGACCGCAGAATGGAAAGGTAGCCAGATTGATATGTGATGTATATAACCCTGATGGAACTCCATTTGAAGGAGATCCAAGATATGTACTGAAGAAAGCGTTAAAGAAAGCTAATGATATGGGATATGAGTTTTTTAATGTAGGTCCTGAGTGCGAATTCTTTTTGTTCCTAACAGATAATGAAGGAAAGCCTACTACAATAACCCATGACAATGCAGGATATTTTGACTTAGGACCGGTGGATTTAGGGGAAAATGCAAGAAGAGATATGTGTCTTGTCCTTGAAGAGATGGGCTTTGAAATAGAAGCATCCCACCATGAAGTTGCACCGGGACAGCATGAAATTGACTTTAAATATGCTGATGCGCTCACTACTGCTGATAATATTATGACTTTTAAGATGGTTGTTAAAACAATTGCTCACAGAAACGGGCTGCATGCAACCTTTATGCCAAAGCCGATTTTTGGAATAAACGGATCCGGTATGCACACAAATGTATCCCTGTTTAAAGATGGTAAGAACGCCTTCTTTGATGAAAAGGATCCGCTGCAGTTAAGCCAGGATGCCTATTGGTTTATTGGAGGATTACTCAAAAATATGAGATCAATTGCTGCAATAACCAATCCTATTGTAAACTCATATAAGCGTTTGGTACCTGGCTATGAGGCTCCAGTATATCTTGCCTGGTCTGCTAGAAACCGCAGTCCATTGATTAGGATTCCGGCAGCCAGAGGAGAAGCTACAAGATTGGAATTGAGATGTCCCGATCCATCCTGCAACCCGTATCTTGCAATTGCAGCAGTACTGTCTGCAGGCCTTGATGGAATAAAGAATAAAATTCAGCCGCCACCATCAACCGATAAGAACATATTTGTGATGACTGAAGAACAGAGACTTAAAGAAGGTATCGAAGCACTTCCAGGAAGCCTTGAAGAGGCAGTTAAGGAGATGAAGAAGAGCGAATTGGTTAAAGAGGTTTTGGGCGAGCATATTTTCAACAAATATATTGAAGCTAAGACCCAGGAGTGGGACGATTACAGAACCAAGATTACAAAGTGGGAGCTTGATGAGTATCTTACCAGATACTAA
- a CDS encoding glycosyltransferase family 2 protein, which yields MLLNSDLQIFEFFIDSILFVLQFIIVPVAIYLFVISIFGWVKRKEESADNYPPVNRFAIVVAAHNEEKVIGNIVRNLTRLDYPAHLYDIFVIADNCSDNTYKIARENGAIAFERFDDKKRGKGFALEWMFEKIFKMEKHYDAVCVLDADNLVSLNFLKEMNKQLCKGHKVIQGYLDSKNPNDSFIAASYSATFWTNNRIFQLARYYLGLSCVLGGTGFVVSTDLLKEIGWGATSLTEDLEFTIKLVLKGEKVYWSHEAVVYDEKPLTMKQSWRQRKRWMQGQADCACRYFKALLSKAIKEKDIVAFDNAVYVVYPLFVVLGGLVMLGNFLKLLFFTEMSEIFDIKFGYAVIMFLVTTYMGIIFIALEGKLSWKILGYYILYPFYNITWIPIMVQGYIDRNKKEWVHTLHTRALDLSDIRNLGKAG from the coding sequence ATGTTACTGAATAGCGATTTGCAAATATTCGAGTTCTTTATTGATTCAATTTTATTTGTACTCCAGTTTATAATAGTGCCTGTAGCAATCTATTTGTTTGTTATATCGATTTTCGGCTGGGTTAAAAGAAAAGAAGAGAGTGCCGACAATTACCCGCCTGTAAACAGGTTCGCAATTGTTGTGGCTGCCCATAATGAGGAAAAGGTAATCGGTAATATAGTAAGAAATTTAACCAGATTGGATTATCCTGCCCATTTATACGATATATTTGTAATTGCAGATAATTGCAGTGACAATACTTATAAAATTGCTAGAGAAAACGGCGCTATTGCTTTTGAAAGATTTGACGATAAAAAGAGAGGTAAAGGTTTTGCCCTTGAATGGATGTTTGAAAAGATTTTTAAAATGGAGAAACATTACGATGCAGTATGTGTGCTTGATGCCGATAACCTTGTTTCGCTGAATTTCTTGAAAGAAATGAATAAGCAGCTGTGTAAAGGACATAAAGTAATTCAAGGTTATCTTGACAGCAAAAATCCGAATGATTCTTTTATAGCAGCAAGTTACAGTGCGACATTTTGGACCAATAACAGGATTTTTCAGCTCGCGCGCTATTATTTGGGACTGAGTTGTGTATTAGGTGGAACAGGTTTTGTCGTATCCACAGATTTACTCAAGGAAATAGGCTGGGGTGCTACGAGTCTTACAGAAGATTTAGAGTTTACTATCAAGCTTGTACTCAAGGGAGAGAAAGTATATTGGTCTCATGAGGCTGTTGTATATGATGAAAAGCCTCTCACAATGAAACAGTCATGGAGACAGAGAAAACGTTGGATGCAAGGGCAGGCCGATTGCGCATGCAGGTACTTTAAGGCACTTTTATCTAAGGCAATAAAAGAAAAGGATATTGTTGCTTTTGATAATGCTGTTTACGTTGTATATCCGTTATTTGTCGTATTGGGCGGACTGGTAATGCTGGGGAACTTCTTGAAACTGTTGTTTTTTACAGAAATGTCGGAAATATTCGATATAAAATTTGGCTATGCTGTTATAATGTTTTTAGTTACAACATACATGGGCATAATATTTATAGCTTTGGAAGGAAAACTGTCATGGAAGATACTGGGCTATTACATTTTATATCCTTTTTACAATATTACATGGATACCAATAATGGTTCAGGGATATATAGACAGGAATAAAAAGGAATGGGTACATACATTGCATACAAGAGCACTGGATTTAAGTGATATAAGAAATCTTGGCAAGGCAGGATAG